A stretch of the Synechococcales cyanobacterium T60_A2020_003 genome encodes the following:
- a CDS encoding glycosyltransferase family 4 protein, which produces MTTLKILLISTPVGPLGSGLGGGVELTLANIAKALLARDHHVEAIAPAGSDSADLPLIPIDGELQPTAQSQGRHTPVIMPPNSVLANMWAQALQRAPQYDVLVNFAYDWLPFYLTPFLPSPVAHLVSMGSLTDAMDHVISHIADSHPHSIAVHSRAQADTFPFSDRCRVLGNGFDLSLYTFQAKATDALAWVGRIAPEKGLEDAIAAVEQTGTPLKIWGAIADPVYWQQIQDQYPNAPISYEGFLPTSALQQAMGACRGLIMTPKWVEAFGNVAIEALACGVPVIAYRRGGPAEIVQQGKTGWLVEPDSIQGLVEAIAKLDQICRHDCRRAAEVYYSLDAMGDRVEQWLHDVVYYERS; this is translated from the coding sequence ATGACAACACTCAAGATCCTCTTGATTTCCACCCCGGTTGGGCCGTTAGGGTCGGGTTTAGGTGGAGGCGTAGAACTCACCTTAGCCAACATTGCAAAGGCGCTATTGGCCAGAGATCACCATGTGGAGGCGATCGCTCCGGCTGGCTCTGACAGTGCTGACCTACCGCTCATCCCCATTGATGGCGAACTTCAGCCCACAGCCCAGAGCCAGGGACGCCATACCCCCGTCATCATGCCACCGAATTCGGTACTGGCGAATATGTGGGCGCAGGCGCTGCAACGGGCACCCCAGTACGATGTGCTGGTGAATTTTGCTTACGACTGGCTGCCTTTCTACCTGACACCCTTCCTACCCAGTCCCGTTGCCCATCTGGTCAGCATGGGATCACTCACCGATGCGATGGATCACGTGATCAGTCACATCGCAGACTCCCATCCCCACAGCATTGCGGTTCATAGTCGTGCCCAGGCAGACACGTTTCCGTTCAGCGATCGCTGTCGGGTGTTGGGCAACGGGTTTGATTTGTCTCTGTATACCTTTCAAGCGAAAGCGACGGATGCCCTCGCCTGGGTCGGACGGATTGCCCCAGAGAAGGGCTTAGAAGATGCGATCGCTGCTGTTGAACAAACGGGGACACCGCTCAAAATTTGGGGAGCGATCGCGGATCCGGTCTACTGGCAACAGATTCAGGATCAGTATCCTAATGCACCTATCTCCTATGAAGGATTTCTGCCGACCTCAGCGCTTCAGCAAGCCATGGGAGCCTGTCGGGGACTCATCATGACGCCTAAATGGGTAGAAGCCTTTGGCAATGTGGCGATCGAAGCGCTGGCCTGTGGGGTTCCGGTGATTGCCTATCGTCGCGGTGGCCCTGCTGAGATTGTGCAGCAGGGCAAAACGGGGTGGTTGGTCGAGCCGGATTCGATTCAGGGTCTGGTTGAGGCGATCGCAAAACTCGATCAGATTTGTCGCCATGACTGTCGCCGTGCCGCTGAGGTGTATTATTCCTTAGACGCCATGGGCGATCGCGTGGAGCAGTGGCTCCATGATGTTGTCTACTACGAGCGATCGTAA